The region GCCCAGTGCTGGTCTTTCGGTTAAAGACTACTTTATTTGATTAAAAGATGTTTCCAACTGAGCATTCCAGTTGAGAGTCTCAGAATCTCTGCCCGTGATAGCCTCATAGAGAGGTTTTCCCTTTAATCCAAAGTTAGAAATACAAAATCAACAAAACTCGGCCATCCCTGGAAAGGTCTGAagttgtctttttgttcttgGTAGAATTGATTTATTTATGCCCCTGACTCAAGATGAGGGTAGTCACCATGCCTCAGGAATCAAGACCAATCCTAAATACTGTATTTCCTTTCAAGTTATTTGGGCCTTTTCAGGGAGAAatctgcctggtctataaagctagtgccaggacagccaagactgttacaaaatgaaaccctgtctcaaaaacaaaacaaaacaaaaaaagtaattgAAACTAATTGAAACCTCCCCATTACCCCTTTCCATCTCCTTCTAAAAGACTGACTTTGCAATAATCCTGATAAGGAGAGTCTTTTGAGGGAAGGAAAATGATTTACACTACATTGGCTCAAAATGTGCATTCACCAGCTGACAAAAATGGATAAAGGTGCCATGAAGCCTGCTGACCTGTggtcaattcccagaacccaggcaaTGGAAAGAGGCTACCGACTCTTGCAAGGTATCCTCTGACCACTATggcacatgtgcaaacacacacacacgtgcaaattaatttttttgtcaaGAATGGCCATGATGCTATCTGGAAGAATCAAGGATTGTTAATGGTCAACAATTCACCCATAAGACATAAGCAAGATATTGTAAGTATATGGACAGCATCCAAATCCCCAGTTAAGAGATAATCATCTACTTCAAGGGCCATCAGAAGGACATGCCTGATGTTGCCCAAGAAAATAGACcagcagacagagaaacagaaaaaaaaaaaaaaaaaaagcagtgttaGCTGGGATAAGCACTTGGGAATAGGGGGCTAACagatctgtgaattcaaggtcaacctagtctacatagagagttctaggacagccagagctacacagtgagaccctgtctcaaaaaaataaaatgaagtcctCCAAGTCCTTTGACTGTTTACTCCTGGAGGAGGAACGGGCTCAAGATCAAGGGGACATCCAACCAAAGATGATCATCAGTCTTTGTTGACAATAAAGTACTATTACCCCTGTAGGGTAAAAtggccagccaaagaaacacaccctcaCCTAGAACTGgagccagccaaagaaacacaccctgacccaaaaaccagagccaaagaaatatacattaactctgaaaccagagccagtgaaaggaatgcaccctggccctgaaactagagacaaaagtttaaaaaaaaaaaaaaaagccagtgaaATAAACACACTTTGGTCCTGaaaccagaaccaaagaaacacactctgcCCTTGACCAACTGAGCACAAAACCAACCagtccctgagcaggaaaaccaACCAATTCCTGAGCATGAAATCCAGCCAATTTCTGAGCTTGTCCAAGCTCAGGGATTGAAATCTGACCTGAAAATCTCCCTGGAAAAATctctgcccctaagaagccctatataagccctgtGCCTGTTCAGTTGGCAGATGCCCTTTTctaccctggcagaggcagccattcccctggattcctccttcccaataaatctcttgaatgaaTTTTGGGTGGAGATCTTCTTTTGCCAGAACAGAGCGGAGAAGCAACAGACATCTCTGCTGGGAAACTTTCTTAGCAGAGTGGAGCAGAGCTGAGCTGTAAAGGCTGTCTAAGAGAGGATCAGGATTGCCACATCCTGCAGGGAGAGCACCCCCACTGAAGCACAGCTATAGGTATAGTCTCTCTTCCCAACAGGGCACTTTTCTCTAACAGCTGTAGGTGTAGTCTGACATGCAGCCATCAGGTATAGAGCTGTAGGTATCCAGGATGCCTTCCCTTCACAGCTGTACGTATGGCCCAACTTCCAACAGTCGGGATAGCTTTCCTCCAGAGCTGTAACGCTTGCAATCCCAAGCTCTACAGTGGAGAATAATTAAGGAACACGACTCATTTCACATGGGAAAAGACGTCACTCTAAGTGATATCTCAACTGTTCTTCCAACAAGATTGACTGGCACAGTGAAAAATGTATGTCAGGCCTGTATACCCTGCGTTCAGAACAGCTCCAGTCACCCTACTCCTCCACCAAGCCTTGAGCCAGTTCAGAGGAAAGACCCCTTGCCGCGTGAGGATTGGCAGGTAGACTTTACTCCCATGCCCTCTTGTGCCGGCTTCAAGTTGGTGTTGGTAGACGCCATTACTGGCTGGATCCAGGCTGAGACGATGACTACAGTGGCAAGGGCTACCCTAAAAGGAATTACACCAGGGTCTGACCTCGCCCACTCATCCCAGGGTGACAGTGGATCATCATTTACTTCACAGGGGACTCAGTCTATATCTAGAGTTCTGGTGGAAAACAAATATTACCTACCCTCTGCTCAGAGAGCGCTGCCTTCAGGCAAAACTGAAATGACTAACCAAACCATTAAACAGGTTCTAGGAAAGCTTTGCCAGGAATCCTCTGAGGATTACCTATCACCCTCATGAGAGTTAAAACAGCTCCATTGTCTAATGATGGAATCAGACCATAGAGTTACTGACCCTTTCTCATATGACCAGGTACAGAATAGACCTAAGGCAAACCCAACAGGCCCTATACAAAAATGGAAACAAGGTTATACTCAAACCAAAGGGTGGAACCTGAAAGACTATGAACCCTGGAGACTGGGTTCCTCCTTAAAACCTAGAAAGATGGACCCACAGAACATTTGGGTCCTCAACGGAATGGGCCCTTCCAAGTGGTCCTAGTGCCCACCATAGTTACCAAACTGCTGGCAAGTGACAGCTGTGTTCAAACCCCTCCAGAGTAGAACTGAAGGATACCCTGCCCCTGAAGACCCACAAGAGAACAGCTACACCTGGGCACCCCTGAAAGCCCTTGACAAAACAATGTAACATCCTGATGACTGTTGGCTGCGGCTGTTCTGAAACCTGTCCTGCTCtggctcttcctgtttctctctcctggaaCCAGAGTCCTGCACTTAAGCATGGAGAGTTGTGTGCTCCCGGCAGAATGGAACCTTTTCTCCTTCTCAGAGCAAAAAAACATCATCGATAATGATGTTTCTCCtgcttttgtcttcttctttgctcttttttctaataatttttattacattatgaTGGTATATTTAATACCATTAaaaatttcctcttccttccctcctcccacttccctcctgctcctccactctccctccccctcccccaccagtcctaagagagggcaggatgtgctgccctgtgggaagtccaaggccctcccccctccatccaggcttaggaaggtatgcatccaaatagactaggatcccaaaaagccagtgcatgcagtagagacaaatcccagtgccattatcattggcttctcagtctgccccaattgtcagccacattcagagggtccagtttgatcccatgcttgttcagtcccagtccagctggatttggtgagttcctattagctcaggcacactgtctcagtgggtgtatcaacccctcatggtcctgacttccttgctcatattctccctccttctgctcttcaactggaccttgggagctcagtccagtgctcccatgtgggtctctgtctctatctccatctgtcgttGGACAAAGGTTCTCTTCTTTGCTCTTTTGAGGACTAAGCATCTGCTGGCTCCCATCTTAAACAAGGTGTTGACCTGTTTAAATCCTACCAAAGCCTCTAATTGTTAACTTTTTCTTAAGTTGCATCAGCTTCACAAGGGATAACTACCCCTGAGTGATCCCAATGTTGTGTGAGAAATTGTCCACACTATGACCCCATATGAGTTCTTAAATAGACCTATATAGACCCTATATAAAGAGAACCTTATAAATGTGATGAGAAGTAGTCCCAGATTGAAGGATCCAACTGGAAGGCTGCTCTTTTAGGACACATGTTCAAGTCAAAAAGCCACAtgatcttactttttaaaaaacagtttctATTTTCCTAATTTGAATGGAACTGGCCCATTCATAGATACTTGAAAAAGTTTCCCTGCCCAGTTCCAGTGTGCAATTTATATGGGAATGAGAAGGACCTGACTTTCTGGAAGGCTGGATACAGCAAATGCAAACTCATCCATAGATAGGCACTGCCCAGATGCCACCTTGGTCCAATAAAGTATCTTTGACAATGATGGGTGGAGAGCTGTAATACTTTGGGTCCCATTACATATGAGGCAGAAGATGGGGTTGTTTTCTCCACAAACTGCCAGACTGTACACACCAGTGAAGGGAGGGGAGCCCCTGATCCTCAAGGAAGCACTGCACATTGATGGGTAGGTAAAGGGAAACCCCTTGCAGTAGAGGGCATTAACCTACCTTCCAAAGACAGGGAATGTCTGCAATGATAACAGCTAAGGTTCAAGCAGTCAGGGGCCAAATTCCAATCAATATGGATCTTAATAACAAGGGCAGAAAATCCTAATTCAATGCATTGACAGTGGGTCATTTCCAAGAGCCCTAGACTGTAGCTTCCCCAGCGGCAGACTCAACGATGGCTGGGGCAGGATTTGTGGGAACACTCGGTGTTCTGAGGCTTACCAATCCTTAGTCACCTAAAAGCTACGATGTTCATCAAGTAGCCAAGATCAAATGGTCTGAAGAATCCTACCTGAAGATGTAGCCTCATAGCTGCAAAGCTGACTATAACACAGAAGCTAGAGAACCACGTGGGCTGACGCTCTGCATCAGGGGTTCACGTCAGGGTGATAGACATCATGTGCCTTTGCCAGCAATGTGTGCTCAGGAGTACCCAAAGTGCCTGGGGGTTGCAGAGATGCCATTGGGACAGGGAATCCACCCTTTCGGAGGTGGCAGAGAGACCACGCCAGTCCTGTACCAAGCTCAGGGAAACCTGGTGTACTTTGGCAGATGCCGACGTGACCCTGCCACCAGATGTCAAATGCTTGTCATGATTTTCCCAGTAAAGAACCACCTAGAAGATGATAAAACCAGAACTTACTAGGTTGAACTTGAGGTATAAACCCCCTCAAATGGTAGAAAGTGACCAAAGTACCTACTTCACAAGTCACGAAGGGTAACAAGGAGCTAATAAATGACCAGGATATACTACAGACCTCCTACCTGCAGGACTCACCCGGGGAGAATCACTCAGGCTTTACAGACCCACTCCTGCTCTATGTAAAGGGGACTATGGCTTGAGAAGTCTCCATAGAAACGCTTCAAAAAGACAAGCTGGTAGCGATGCCACAGTCAGCCACCTGCAGCTCCCTGCTCTAAAACTATGAATTAGAATGGACAGACCCCTCAAGCCAGAGCAGGGACATGACAGCAATTCATCGTGTACAGATACAGCCAATAGAACAGTAGACACGGATGCCTGATGTGGCCCTGGGAAGCCTGAACCAGCCCTGAATAGTTCACAGTATCAACTCCACGAGGGGAGGACCAGGTTAGACATTTACATGTTGTGAACATGGTCTAGCGAGATTCAGGCATTTGGAAGGGAATCATTCCTAAAGAGACATTTATAATAATGTGACAGTGACACCTCCCTATGGTATCCTTTACCTTTCCCCTAAATAAATTTAACCATGCTTTTCTTGTGTGATGAGTTATATCGCTGCTGTAGCAACCAGATACAATGCCTGGTGCTTTGTCTCGGGGATATACGGAAGATTCAGAGTAAGGTAAGAACAGAAGGCACGAGAAAGGCCTCAGCCTTAGAAGGGGAACATGGGAAACATGTCAGGGTCTGAAGTCCCAGGGGCCTTGTCCTATGAAGTCAGCGACTGGAATAATAGATGCTAGCGTGGGAAGCTCATTCCCAGCCACTTCTTTCCTTTGAAGCTGATGAAACATAGGAGGATAACCTCGAGTGGACAAGCAGAGAAGACCCATTTGAAACTAGTTAATATGACCCTGGGCGCTAGCACTTCACCCCTCCATCCTGCTCATGCACGTCCTTGTCCATCGAGCGTCCACAGCCAAGGACTAAGTAAATTGTCCAAACCCCATAGAGACTCCCTAGCTCTTTCTTTGGTATCTTTCTGaagtctttaaatatttaaatgatagGAAGCCAGGCAGGTGGCAGGCAATTAGAAATAATAGGAGAAGGCACAGGCATCGATTCTGTGATCTAGATGCAAGTTGGGCGGGAGACCTTCGAGGCACCTGACTGAACTTATTCTCCTGACTCGACTTTTTTCCAGTGACAAAGGGGCCCATTGATTCCCAGCACTTTCTGGAAGAGGCACCGATGTATTGGGACATACTTCAAGAAGTGGGTGGAAGCCTCTGACAAGCACTTTTGTTGAGAGCTCTTAAGGACACTGGGTCACAATGAAGTTGTGGTCCCTTTTGCCATGGAGCTGGCACTCCACCCAAGCTGAATGGGATGATCATAACGTCAGCAACAGAACTGTGTAGCAAGCAGCAAAAAGCACATACTGGCAGAGCAAGCAGTGGAATCACTAACTAATAGATCCATCATgcgagaaacaaaagcaaaactttccTTGAATTGACTATCAgtgtggaaaacaaaacaaaaaaaatccagcagGCCAGAAAgataaggagagagggagggaaagcgGGATTAGAGTTTTAATGGATTTCCTTGAGGCCTCTAGGAGGTTGACTGGTAAACAGAGTGAGGAGATGGCTATCCTTGTTAAAGGCTGCCTGAGTGATTCGAATGTCAGATAAGGAGTTGAATCCATGCACCAATGCGTGGTGATCTGTATGATTTGCTTTTCCATTGTTGTGGTAAAATATCATAACCAAGAGGATCTTACAGAAGAGCTTATTTTGGCTTTTGGTTCAAGGAGGAAGGAAGTGGTTCGTAATGATGGGGAAGGCATGCCAACAAGAGACCACAGCAGGAAACTAGGAGCTCACATCttcaaaaaacacacacaaagcagagaaaaggcaAACTGGAAATGGGCCAAGGCAATAAGCTCTCAAGGCCTGTCTTAGTGCGGTACTACCTCCAGTCAGGCTTCCCTGACTAGGCTTTCTAAGCTCCCCAAACAGGACCTCCAGCTGAGAACCAAGTATGCAAATACCGGGGCCCACAGGGGATAATTCCCACTCGCTGTATGGTCCACATAATTGAATCAGTTGCTGTGACTTACAAAAACTTGTGATAACTGGGTAAGAGAAGTGTTATCATTCCCGCTGATGGGTAAGATGTGGGGTGAGAAAGCCACCAAACCATTGTCACATCCCCTGGCATCACTAGATGCACAATATTGCTAGAATGTGAAAAGTCCCTCACAGATCCATATGCAAGGGGTTTGGTTGTCTGTTGGACTTCCAGGAAGTAACTGGGTCCTGAAGGCTCTGTCCTAATCAACGAATTAATCCCATGATAGATTTGTAATATGGCATTATGGGAAGATAACTAAAAAGTAGGGGCGggggacttgttggaggaagtctgccCTTGGGGGAGCTACCTTGTCCTTGGCTCCTCTCTGCGTTCTGGCTGTCATGAGGTGAGCTGTGTTGTTCCAGCATGCAATTCCCATCATGACATTCATGCCCGGAAGCAACGAAGCCACTTAACATCAAACCAAAATCTTGGAAACTATGAGCCAGAATAAATCTTCCTTCTTCTGGATTACAGGCCTGATGTGTAATTTCTCAgggtccctccctcttcctctctctttccctccctctgcgtgtgtgtgtgtgtgtgtgtgtgtgtgtgttctcgcTCTTCTTGTGGTGCTGGACTAACCCTACACACAGTCACATGCACGTTAGATACATGTCTACATTTGCACGTTTCTACATTTGTAGAGGGCTCCTACAGGATAGGTATCACACTTTGTATTTCCAGTATGTTCTGCAAGAGGCAAAAGACccaagaggaaaaaacaaaaccctcaagcCAGAAAATGCAAGTGCTATTGTAGGCAGAGAAAGGCTAGGGGCGAGCTCTAAGTGAAGTATTGATCTGCTGTAAGGAAATAAATACATAGTCTAACCCTTGGAGTGGCTTCCAAAGGGTTGGATTCCCGATGGAGCCACTAAGATGCTCAGAGGGAGGTAGAGGGGCAGGGCCCAAGGCTAAGACTCTATGCAACTGCAGAACTGTTCAGAACCGGCAAGGATGACCAGTCTGGCCAGTACCAGGTTTCACGGTGTTTATAAGACACTGAATTAAAGACAGCATTTTGAATTGTTTTGTAAAATGACATTTACATGATGGAAAGCGTTAACAATGAATTCTTAAAATAAGATTGACAAGCCAAAGGAATGAGAAGGTCAGTAGGCGTAAACTTTCACTTTATGGACTTCCTTGTCCTCGCACTCCCTCTGCTTGTCGTAGTAGTAGAAAGTATTGTCCCTCCGTTGAAGCTTCTTCACGTAGCCTGTCTCTGGCCAGCGGTCTACCTGCATAGGAAGGGCGAGAATGAGAATGTGGTCACGCCAGTTTTATTTCATATCATTTTACCATCAAACAACTTGCATCAAAAATTAACGTCTGGGgtttggggagatgactcagaggttaagagcaccggttgctcttccagaggtcctgagttcaattcccagcagccacatggtggctcacaatcaccccCCAATGAGATCTGTGTGCCGTGCAGGCATACAGGTAGGCAGAACACTgcctacataataaataaatgatcaatTAAAGGCTGAGGTAAAGTTTTAAGATCCTTGTGCTCTTGGGGAGAGCACTATGTGCTCACATAAAGCAAACATTAGTTTCCGGCCATACTCTGGAGGACACAACACTGAAgtgtgcttctctttacaggccAGTTTCAAGGTCTCAGTGTCTACACCACGACCAAGATTGGAGATGCAtgccaaataatttaaaatgtgttgtTTTTAGGTTTCTGAGTGATTGGAAGCATTGCAAGTTCAACAGTGAGTGCTGCCAGAGGAAATTGGGGGAGTCCAGGCCCCTGCAGTAACAGCTATACTGATCACAGGCTTTAGTCTAGGAattaagcagtggttctcaacctgtgggtcacaaccctttgGGGTTAAAGGACACTTACAGAGATCacttatcagatatcctgcatatcatatatttgcattacaattcatacataacagtagcaaaattacagttatgaaataacaatgaagtactttatggttggggtcaccacaacataaggaactgtattaaatgtcACAGAATTAGAAAGGTCGAGAACCTCTGGACTAAAGGAAGGCACCTATGCACTTCTACCCAAGCTTCAAGTTGATGATCAAGTCCAATTTTTAATAGAACTTGAACCCACAGAGCTCTCAGCAATCCTTTCTTCTCCTCACTAGTCCCTGTCCTGTCTCACTCATTTGTTTATCGCTTGCCTTGATCTGATTtgtatgctttcttctttctctccaacTTCAATGTTACGCTTTCTTGATCAGGTTAGTAAATGGTGGCTTTGTTGTTAGTTTCAGACAATGTTTCATGTAATTTTCTGTCTGTGCCAaaaagaccttgaacttctaatcttttGCATCCGCCtgaggattacaggcatgtaattACAACCATGCTCGGTTTATGTGGTGTTAGAAATGGAGCCCAGGGTGGTTTCATGCATacgaggcaagcactctgctaacAAAGATACTTGTccagccacagtgtgtgtgtgtgtgtgtgtgtgcgcgcgcgcgcgcacacacacacacacaagcacacgcatATGTGTTCTAGGAATTTATTAAGTCTCAAGTAATAACTTTTCTTTGGTCCATAACTCATCATAGTGCATTCTGGAACCCAATGTGttctttttattgataaaaatgttCCTTCTGAATTTTGTGAGATACACTTTATCATTATCAAAAGTTCAAGTTTTGGAAAATCAAACCCTTTTCTTTAAGAGGGATGATACAGGCAGCCCTTCCCTTTCCCAGCCTTCCTATAAACCACAGCCTGCAACTGGAAGGAAAAATGAGTGCACTATTTGAGGATCTGTGTCTATTATTTTCTGGTAGATTTGCCCgcttttcctttccaattctTTCACCTGCTTTTGCTTGAGACAAACTCTCCCAGTGTAGCCCAAGCTTAAGATCCCGagtcttctgagagctgggatctcAGGCATGTGTCACAATGCACGAACCTTGTGTCTTCTCTCCCCTGCTTTGATTATGTGACAGTAGAAACCGCATATCTGGTCAGCGTGGCAGGTCCAGCTGCATTTGCTTTGTAGGAAAACAGCTCAAAGCTTGTTTCTGACACTTAAGTCAGAGCTGCCACCAACAGGGAAAGGGATGTTCCCAAGACCCTGGGGCGGATTCTTATCCCTTCACCAGGTTCCAAAGACACCCTTGTTAGTGTATACACACCTACTGGCTCTTCAGAGAACTCCAGGTCACTCTGTAAGCATCAACTATAAGAACTGCGGGAGAAAAAACTCCATGGTCAGGTAAATAAATGGTCAAATCGGGAGGCACCCAGTGGTGTGAGTTATCTAGCTTGCTATCCATTAATGTTAAATTAGTTGTTAATTGTAGAGTGTAGCTACACAGATGTGATGTTtgctcctgtaatcccagagcctGGGAAGCACAAGTAGGAGGATTGATGCTTATCTGAGACGCTCATcatagtgaattcaaggttagcctagTTTCgagtgagatcttatctcaagaaacaaaaacaataaaaaaaaaaaaaaaaacaagaaaagaagccaATATATACAACTCCTTTCTAAAGGAATCAAAATAAGCAGAGGGGAAATAATGTTTTACCACAACTGAATATATGATAATAGAGTTACCAGAGTAAGGAAAAGGACCATTTGAAGACTCCTGTATAAGAGAGCACAGTAGTTCAGAAAGTGAAGGTGCCCAGCCAAAGGACCACACTGGCCCCCAACTTGTAGACCACCTTCGGGGGCTTTGGTCTCCCTCTCTTGAGACGGGAGTTTCAGAGAATTTCTTTCAGTGgtgttttgttattaaaatacatttcgcCCTCTGTGAAGCTGGTTTTTTAGCAAGCTTGAAGAGCAATCAATCTTACCATAGCGCCTTGCTTCACTTGTCTGTACTCGATCTCATCCCGATACCCTGCTTGCTGGAATCTGTACAGGTTCTCTATTTCTTCTGACCATTTCTTGGCACGACTTATGGATTTCGGTTTCACGTCAGAACTCGCCATGGCTACGGAGGCCTTCCTAGCAATTATTTCTGAAAGAGGTTAGAACAATTTAGTAGGTAACATGCTGactacaattttaaaaacatttagaatgaacaataacaaaaaaaaagagagagagaaccttgctgggcggtggtggcacacgcctttaatcccagcacttgggaggcgaagacaggcggatctctgtgagttcaagaccagcctggtctacaagaactagttccaggacaggcaccaaagttacagagaaaccctgtctcaaaaaaataataataaaataaaaaacaaaatacctcaGTAAAATTTCACACTTTAACATTCATTTCCAAGACTGttatttttgagaaaacaaagcaatgcACCCAAAATATTCTTAAGCCCTGAAAGACACGCAGAGAATAGCTAATTTCACCATCAAAATTGTATTTGGAGTTATTAAGTAATATTCCAAAATAGCCATTCTTGGTTTCTGGACACTAGATAGTGTACATTTACGAAAACACAGTCATTTGTATCTGCTCAATATATCGTCAAAATATCCCACCACTATTCCATTGATTTATAGTCtcgctctcttcctctcctccctcttttaaaaaaggaacgtCAGGACAATGGTTCTTAGCAAGGCACGGTGATggacttgggaggccaaggcaggagaacCTGGGGTGAGGCCACTCTGCGCTGCCTACAAATCACACAAAAGaagccctcttctttctctccccttcttgtTCCCGAGATGCACCTTCCATTTAATTTCTGAAGACATCGTAATCTATCTTCTTGGGTCACAGTGTCACACTGCCCTCTGGTAGACTAGCATGGGAGGACAATTGGACCAATTCCATGCTAGTTGTTTGGCTGTTGTGTTAGCATGTTGATTACAAATGGCTTACGGGGTTACTATTGGTCATCAGCTCTCCAAGCTTGGTTCATATTAACTGTCTACATACCAAACTTCTATTGCTGAGCTTTCCCCGGTtactggaactgaactcaggacctcatgagtgctaggcaagcattctaccaatgaGCTACACACGCCCAACACTACAGTCAGTTTTTCAAAGGCATTgtcttgtatttgtttttctcaaatacTTATTTTGTTACAAAAGAttatttaactggggctggagagatggctcagaggttaagagcactgactgctcttccagaggtcctgagttcaattcccagcaaccacatggtgattcacaaccatctgtactgagatctggcaccctcttctggcatgcaggcatacatctaggcagaatgttgtatacataataaataaataaatcttttttaaaaaagatttaactGACACAAAGTACCCAAAATTTTCACCATGATTCCTTGAATCCattctattaaaaattttattttgtctaaAATTCATTGACATACTTCATAAAGAAG is a window of Chionomys nivalis chromosome 13, mChiNiv1.1, whole genome shotgun sequence DNA encoding:
- the Meig1 gene encoding meiosis expressed gene 1 protein homolog, whose amino-acid sequence is MASSDVKPKSISRAKKWSEEIENLYRFQQAGYRDEIEYRQVKQGAMVDRWPETGYVKKLQRRDNTFYYYDKQRECEDKEVHKVKVYAY